A single genomic interval of Streptomyces sp. BA2 harbors:
- a CDS encoding serine hydrolase domain-containing protein → MPVPSFPKVRLPLVALLAAACMAPPGQAPVHAAEVPADGDRALRRQLQELTTAPGGPPGAIAVLKRGSRTEVYRAGVAKTGTDRPIKTTDHMRIASTAKAYSGAVALQLVDRGKLRLNDTIGKVLPRLPRAWHRVTLRQLLNHTSGLPDFSADPKFLAAVTENPRRHFDSRRLLDFVADEPLVFRPGARYTYSNSDNIAVALMAEAVTGRPYEDLLAELVYRPLGLRSTSLPQGYRMPRPYMHGYDVTPPNPRTPPNPPNSPQDLSEVLSASGVWASGGIISTPKDMTAFIRGYAGGKLISDRTRHQQLNWVNGASEPAGPGKNKAGLAIFRYTTRCGVVYGHTGNFPGYTQLIAAAPDGKRSLTVSLTTQVNKSSNPELLKRLRTVEENLVCALLRKR, encoded by the coding sequence GTGCCAGTTCCCAGCTTTCCGAAGGTCCGCCTGCCCCTTGTCGCTCTGCTGGCCGCTGCCTGCATGGCTCCTCCGGGGCAGGCCCCGGTCCACGCCGCGGAGGTTCCCGCAGACGGCGACCGCGCCCTGCGACGGCAGTTGCAGGAACTGACCACCGCGCCCGGCGGACCGCCGGGAGCGATCGCCGTGCTCAAGCGCGGGTCCCGCACCGAGGTCTACCGGGCCGGGGTCGCGAAGACCGGGACCGACCGTCCGATCAAGACCACCGACCACATGCGCATCGCCAGTACGGCCAAGGCGTACAGCGGCGCGGTCGCCCTCCAGCTCGTCGACCGCGGGAAGCTGCGGCTGAACGACACCATCGGCAAGGTGCTTCCTCGGCTGCCGCGCGCATGGCACCGGGTTACGCTGCGCCAGCTCCTGAACCACACCAGCGGGCTTCCGGACTTCAGCGCGGACCCGAAGTTCCTGGCCGCGGTGACCGAGAACCCGCGCCGCCACTTCGACTCCCGCCGACTGCTTGACTTCGTGGCCGACGAGCCGTTGGTGTTCCGTCCGGGGGCCCGGTACACCTACTCGAACTCCGACAACATCGCCGTGGCACTGATGGCGGAGGCGGTGACAGGCCGCCCCTACGAAGACCTGCTAGCCGAACTCGTGTACCGCCCGCTGGGCCTGCGCAGCACCAGCTTGCCGCAGGGTTACCGGATGCCCAGGCCGTACATGCACGGCTACGACGTCACCCCGCCGAACCCGCGCACCCCGCCGAACCCGCCGAACTCGCCACAGGACCTCAGCGAGGTACTGAGTGCGTCGGGCGTGTGGGCATCGGGCGGGATCATTTCGACGCCGAAGGACATGACGGCCTTCATCCGCGGCTACGCCGGCGGAAAGCTGATCTCCGACCGGACCCGCCATCAGCAGCTGAACTGGGTGAACGGCGCGTCCGAACCCGCGGGACCCGGCAAGAACAAGGCCGGTCTGGCCATCTTCCGGTACACCACCCGCTGCGGAGTGGTGTACGGCCACACAGGCAACTTCCCCGGCTACACGCAACTGATCGCGGCCGCCCCGGACGGCAAGCGGTCGCTGACCGTCTCCCTCACCACCCAGGTCAACAAGAGCAGCAACCCGGAACTCCTGAAACGGCTGCGGACCGTGGAGGAGAACCTCGTCTGCGCGCTGCTGCGCAAGCGGTAG
- a CDS encoding class I SAM-dependent methyltransferase — protein sequence MSRWEELTGGTSGEDYAARFAALAGTGKDMHGEARLCAALVPAGARVLDAGCGTGRVMIRLAELGYDCVGVDLDASMLAVARRQAPELPWIQADLATLETSELPGAAGFDLVVAAGNIFPLLATGTEATVVSRLAAALRPGGFMVAGFGLDEAHLPVAPTITLPEYDAYCAAAGLTLVDRFATWDAHPYEGGGYAVSVHRAQRGRRDGAAALRDDVVLGER from the coding sequence ATGAGTCGTTGGGAAGAACTGACTGGTGGGACGTCCGGGGAGGATTACGCCGCCCGTTTTGCGGCGTTGGCCGGCACTGGCAAGGACATGCACGGTGAGGCGCGGTTGTGTGCCGCGCTGGTGCCCGCGGGGGCGCGGGTGCTGGATGCCGGGTGTGGCACCGGCCGGGTCATGATCCGGTTGGCAGAGCTGGGGTACGACTGTGTCGGGGTCGACCTCGATGCTTCCATGCTGGCCGTGGCGCGCAGGCAGGCGCCCGAACTGCCCTGGATCCAGGCGGACTTGGCCACGTTGGAGACGTCCGAGCTCCCTGGTGCCGCAGGCTTCGACCTCGTGGTTGCCGCCGGCAACATCTTCCCGCTCCTTGCTACGGGTACCGAAGCCACGGTGGTCAGCCGCTTGGCGGCGGCCCTGCGTCCAGGCGGTTTCATGGTCGCCGGATTCGGCCTGGACGAAGCCCACCTGCCGGTAGCGCCCACGATCACCCTGCCCGAGTACGACGCCTACTGCGCCGCGGCCGGCCTCACCCTCGTCGACCGCTTCGCGACGTGGGACGCCCACCCCTACGAGGGCGGCGGCTATGCCGTCAGTGTCCATCGGGCGCAACGCGGCAGACGTGATGGGGCGGCGGCTCTACGAGACGATGTTGTACTGGGAGAGCGCTGA
- a CDS encoding SpoIIE family protein phosphatase, with translation MGQTQARRSAFGQPRAGPDPPSALMDSLRIAAVVLDAEGRIVLWSPQAEQLFGYTAGEALGRYAARLMVHEDDLDLVSQLFAEVMGSGGSWAGVFPVRHKDGSSRMVEFRNMRLEDDRGDLYALGLASDQATLRAVERDLALSDRLVAQSPIGLAVLDTDLCYVAVNPALERINGVSAEEHLGRRIGDVLPTLRVDAIEAAMRQVLSTGVPIVDQASSGRTPADPDNDHAWSTSYYRLEASDGHVLGIAVSLVDTTERHRASLEADRARRRLALIADASVRIGTTLDLYQTAHELADLTVPDLADVAAVDILDSVLEGSPATVGHGGPTVFRALALTAAHPSPAVDAADSPGSIAAYAEDRLVTQCVRTGRPVLLPHVDADDLPQIARSAQAATLLHSAGVHSYLAVPLIARGEVIGALDLKRTRNPCPFDHDDAVLAGELAMRAAVSIDNARWFQSVRNTAITLQRSLLPDRPPPLVGLEVASRYQPARSANEVGGDWFDVIPLAHDRTALVVGDVMGHGIDAAATMGRLRTATCAFAELDLGPAQVLHHLDKITSGLEHYIATCTYAVYDPHRQRCHLANAGHMPPVLIRSGKPAVVIDLPTGAPLGVGGVPFNTTTLDLGPGDRLLLYTDGLVETRDQDIDTRLQNLLTHLDAIPDVSLEETCDWLLTVQRHPGGHDDVALLIAAVHDGPTDD, from the coding sequence ATGGGCCAGACTCAAGCTCGGCGATCAGCCTTCGGGCAGCCGAGGGCCGGGCCGGATCCGCCCAGTGCCCTGATGGACTCGCTGCGTATCGCAGCGGTGGTCCTGGACGCCGAGGGCCGTATCGTGCTGTGGAGCCCGCAGGCCGAGCAGCTGTTCGGCTACACGGCGGGCGAAGCACTGGGCCGGTACGCGGCTCGCCTGATGGTCCACGAAGATGATCTGGATCTGGTCAGCCAGCTGTTCGCCGAGGTCATGGGCAGTGGCGGGAGCTGGGCGGGGGTCTTCCCCGTCCGGCACAAAGACGGCTCCAGCCGGATGGTCGAGTTCCGCAACATGCGCCTGGAGGACGACCGGGGGGATCTGTACGCGCTGGGCCTGGCCAGCGATCAGGCCACCTTGCGCGCCGTGGAGCGGGACCTGGCGCTGTCCGACCGGCTCGTTGCCCAGTCGCCCATCGGCCTTGCCGTGCTCGATACCGACCTGTGCTACGTCGCTGTCAACCCCGCACTGGAGCGGATCAACGGCGTCTCCGCCGAGGAACACCTCGGCCGCCGCATCGGCGATGTCCTGCCCACCCTGCGTGTCGACGCGATCGAGGCCGCTATGCGCCAGGTCCTCTCCACCGGTGTTCCGATCGTCGACCAGGCCAGCAGCGGCCGCACCCCGGCCGACCCGGACAACGATCACGCCTGGTCCACGTCGTACTACCGGCTGGAAGCCTCGGACGGACACGTGCTGGGCATCGCCGTCTCACTCGTGGACACCACCGAACGCCACCGAGCGTCCCTGGAAGCTGACCGTGCGCGGCGCCGGCTGGCGCTCATCGCAGATGCCTCCGTCCGGATCGGTACCACCCTCGACCTCTACCAGACCGCCCATGAACTCGCCGACCTCACTGTCCCCGACCTCGCCGATGTCGCCGCCGTCGACATCCTGGACTCCGTCCTGGAAGGCAGCCCAGCGACAGTGGGCCATGGTGGCCCTACGGTCTTCCGGGCACTGGCCCTGACCGCCGCCCACCCCAGCCCGGCCGTCGACGCCGCGGACAGCCCCGGCAGCATCGCCGCGTACGCAGAGGACCGCCTGGTCACACAATGCGTCCGCACCGGTCGGCCCGTCCTCCTTCCGCACGTCGACGCCGACGACCTGCCGCAGATCGCCCGCAGCGCCCAGGCGGCAACCCTCCTGCACAGCGCCGGCGTTCACTCCTACCTCGCCGTACCGCTGATCGCCCGTGGCGAGGTGATCGGCGCCCTGGACCTCAAACGCACCCGTAACCCCTGCCCCTTCGACCACGACGACGCCGTGCTGGCTGGGGAGTTGGCCATGCGCGCGGCCGTCAGCATCGACAACGCCCGCTGGTTCCAAAGCGTCCGCAACACCGCCATCACTCTCCAACGCAGCCTGCTGCCGGATCGTCCACCACCCTTGGTCGGCCTGGAGGTGGCCTCCCGCTACCAGCCGGCCAGGTCCGCCAACGAAGTGGGCGGTGACTGGTTCGACGTCATCCCCCTCGCCCATGACAGGACCGCGCTGGTCGTGGGCGATGTGATGGGCCACGGCATCGACGCCGCCGCAACCATGGGACGCCTGCGCACCGCAACCTGCGCCTTCGCCGAACTCGACTTGGGCCCTGCCCAGGTGCTCCACCACCTGGACAAGATCACCAGCGGACTGGAGCACTACATCGCCACCTGCACCTACGCCGTCTACGACCCTCATCGCCAGCGGTGCCACCTAGCCAACGCGGGGCACATGCCCCCGGTCCTCATCCGCAGCGGTAAGCCCGCCGTAGTGATCGACCTGCCCACCGGCGCACCCCTGGGTGTCGGCGGCGTCCCCTTCAACACCACCACCCTCGACCTCGGCCCCGGCGACCGGCTCCTCCTCTACACCGACGGTCTCGTCGAAACCCGCGACCAGGACATCGACACCCGACTGCAGAACCTGCTCACCCACCTCGACGCCATCCCCGACGTGTCACTGGAGGAGACCTGCGACTGGCTCTTGACCGTCCAGCGGCATCCCGGCGGCCACGACGACGTCGCCCTGCTCATCGCGGCGGTCCACGACGGCCCTACTGACGACTGA
- a CDS encoding SH3 domain-containing protein, whose product MPRSSLFLSLLVASLLGLGGIAAGPAVAEDVNRAPTGCPRVEVDADANSGWVQTARVHLRIREHPTTRSRVLGHLRPCTVIAVSRSQAGQRIGNTRTWYKLQGQRGWVSGAYARTLRPVLTS is encoded by the coding sequence GTGCCGAGATCAAGCCTGTTTCTCTCCCTGCTGGTTGCCTCGCTCCTGGGCCTGGGCGGCATTGCCGCCGGACCTGCCGTTGCTGAAGATGTCAACCGTGCGCCGACCGGCTGCCCACGCGTAGAGGTAGACGCCGATGCCAACAGCGGATGGGTGCAGACCGCGCGCGTACACCTGCGTATTCGCGAGCACCCCACGACCCGCAGCCGTGTACTGGGCCATCTTCGGCCGTGCACGGTCATCGCCGTCAGCCGCAGCCAGGCGGGCCAGAGAATCGGCAACACCCGTACCTGGTACAAGCTGCAAGGGCAACGAGGCTGGGTCAGCGGCGCCTACGCACGCACCCTGCGCCCCGTGCTCACCAGTTGA
- a CDS encoding VOC family protein — MMSIKKFQVTFDCAEPERLARFWCEVLGYVVPPPPQGFATWDDFKRSQPPEQQDSWFACVDPSGEGPRLYFQRVPEGKAAKNRLHLDVRGRGPDSAPTVSVRQPEGALFSRSGYTPHSGG; from the coding sequence ATGATGTCGATCAAGAAGTTCCAAGTCACCTTCGACTGCGCGGAACCTGAGCGCCTCGCCCGTTTCTGGTGCGAGGTGTTGGGCTATGTCGTACCGCCGCCACCGCAGGGGTTTGCCACGTGGGACGACTTCAAGCGCTCCCAGCCACCTGAGCAGCAGGATTCATGGTTCGCATGCGTCGATCCCTCAGGTGAGGGCCCGCGGCTGTACTTTCAGCGCGTTCCCGAAGGGAAGGCCGCCAAGAACCGGCTGCATCTTGACGTGCGCGGCCGCGGGCCTGACAGCGCGCCGACGGTATCTGTACGTCAGCCGGAAGGCGCGCTGTTCAGCAGATCGGGGTACACGCCCCACTCTGGAGGGTGA
- a CDS encoding GntR family transcriptional regulator, protein MLKRERVRDHLLQLIESQRPGDPIPSERALCADLGVSRPTLRAAVDELVAAGVLVREHGRGMFVAPEKITQELISPAHGLKVPRAGGAWSSRLLEFTTIQAGARVGRKLHLSPAAHIVYVARLRLVDGAPMAIEHLHIRADLVPGLSAQELESGDLYEHLSAHHDVHVREATQTIEPTVVTRAEAEVLEVPELSPALLVERLTSDHSGIPVEYVHSLYRGDRYRIVSRLTLGPAATATAPEQLASHHPGIPPGDFAHRDTVASSTHGDVQDI, encoded by the coding sequence GTGCTCAAGCGGGAACGGGTCCGTGACCACCTTCTGCAGCTCATCGAGTCACAGCGCCCCGGTGATCCCATCCCCTCCGAGCGTGCGCTCTGCGCGGACCTGGGCGTCTCGCGCCCCACCCTGCGCGCGGCCGTCGACGAACTGGTCGCAGCGGGCGTTCTCGTCCGCGAACACGGGCGTGGCATGTTCGTCGCGCCGGAGAAGATCACCCAGGAACTGATCTCGCCCGCGCACGGGCTGAAGGTGCCGCGCGCGGGGGGCGCCTGGTCCAGCCGGCTCCTGGAGTTCACCACCATCCAGGCCGGCGCCCGCGTCGGCCGCAAGCTGCACCTCTCCCCCGCCGCCCACATCGTCTACGTAGCCAGGCTGCGGCTCGTCGACGGCGCCCCGATGGCCATCGAGCACCTGCACATCCGAGCTGATCTGGTGCCCGGCCTCTCCGCGCAGGAACTGGAGAGCGGCGATCTGTACGAGCACTTGAGCGCACATCACGACGTTCATGTCCGCGAAGCGACCCAGACCATCGAGCCGACGGTGGTGACCCGGGCCGAGGCCGAGGTGCTCGAAGTGCCCGAACTCTCCCCCGCTCTGCTGGTCGAGCGGCTCACCTCGGACCATTCCGGCATCCCGGTCGAGTACGTCCACTCGCTGTACCGCGGCGACCGCTACCGCATCGTCTCCCGGCTCACCCTCGGCCCGGCCGCGACCGCGACCGCGCCGGAACAGCTGGCCAGCCACCACCCCGGCATCCCACCCGGCGACTTCGCCCACCGGGACACGGTCGCCTCCTCGACCCACGGCGATGTGCAAGACATCTGA
- a CDS encoding extracellular solute-binding protein, which yields MKFRLLAGVSALVAVAGLSACSSGSGDGESAGGGKTAIDVWLMRDSVSSAFQKDFEKGFEAAHPDIDVRIQIQEWDGIGEKVTAALASNDAPDVIETGNTQVAQFAQSGGLLDLSDEVDDLGGDAWLKGLAEPGAWQGKQYGIPYYAANRVVIYRKDLFEKAGVDTAAIKTRDQWVTATKRLNKGSQQGIYLPGQNWYTYAGFVWDEGGDLATKSGGTWKGSLDSPEALRAMAFYKKLQALGKGPKDSDEAQPPQAEVMAKGQIAQIISTPGGANVIAQNNPELKDKLGFFPIPGKTADTPGAVFTGGSDLVIPTVSQHHDAAYTFVKELTGDTWQKKLAVAMSYVPNKTTLAGAVADDPGASAMAVGAAVGHATPNTPGWAAVEAKNPIKDYLTAVLTGGDPKRKAAEASDAITNAMKSGS from the coding sequence GTGAAGTTCCGTTTACTTGCCGGTGTGTCCGCGCTCGTCGCGGTCGCCGGGCTCAGTGCCTGTTCGTCCGGCTCCGGTGACGGGGAATCTGCCGGCGGTGGGAAGACCGCGATCGATGTGTGGCTCATGCGCGACAGCGTCTCGTCCGCCTTCCAGAAGGACTTCGAGAAGGGCTTCGAAGCCGCGCACCCGGACATCGACGTACGTATCCAGATCCAGGAGTGGGACGGCATCGGCGAGAAGGTCACCGCCGCGCTGGCCAGCAACGACGCCCCCGACGTCATCGAGACGGGCAACACCCAGGTCGCTCAGTTCGCGCAGAGCGGCGGTCTGCTGGACCTGAGTGACGAGGTCGACGACCTCGGCGGCGACGCCTGGCTCAAGGGACTCGCCGAGCCGGGAGCCTGGCAGGGCAAGCAGTACGGCATCCCGTACTACGCGGCGAACCGCGTCGTCATCTACCGCAAGGACCTCTTCGAGAAGGCCGGCGTCGACACCGCCGCGATCAAGACCCGCGACCAGTGGGTGACCGCGACGAAGAGGCTCAACAAGGGCTCACAGCAAGGCATTTACCTGCCCGGGCAGAACTGGTACACCTACGCCGGTTTCGTCTGGGACGAGGGCGGCGACCTCGCCACCAAGTCGGGCGGCACCTGGAAGGGCTCGCTGGACAGCCCCGAGGCGCTGCGAGCCATGGCCTTCTACAAGAAGCTTCAGGCCCTCGGCAAGGGCCCGAAGGACTCCGACGAGGCGCAGCCGCCGCAGGCCGAGGTCATGGCCAAGGGCCAGATCGCACAGATCATCAGCACGCCGGGCGGAGCCAACGTCATCGCCCAGAACAACCCCGAACTCAAGGACAAGCTGGGCTTCTTCCCGATCCCGGGCAAGACGGCGGACACCCCGGGCGCGGTCTTCACGGGCGGCTCCGACCTGGTCATCCCGACGGTGTCGCAGCACCACGACGCCGCGTACACCTTCGTCAAGGAACTGACCGGCGACACATGGCAGAAGAAGCTCGCCGTCGCCATGAGCTACGTCCCCAACAAGACCACGCTCGCCGGCGCGGTCGCCGACGATCCGGGCGCCTCCGCCATGGCAGTCGGAGCGGCCGTCGGCCACGCGACGCCGAACACGCCGGGCTGGGCCGCCGTCGAAGCCAAGAACCCCATCAAGGACTACCTGACGGCCGTCCTCACCGGAGGCGATCCGAAGCGCAAGGCTGCCGAGGCGTCCGACGCCATCACCAACGCCATGAAGTCCGGCTCCTGA
- a CDS encoding carbohydrate ABC transporter permease: MSGIWPYLLVAPAVLGMLYLLVYPLARAVLISFQDFGLRQLILGEAHFTGFDNYTALLSDPRFWAVVRRTFLFMAVNVALIMILSTLVALMVERLGRFGRTAVLSALVLAWAMPVVAATTVFQWLFHSEFGIVNHALTGLGFSGFEGYPWLAHGPAAFAILVTLVVWQSVPFAAITLYSALTTVPAELYEAARIDGASGFRIFHSVTLPIVRPIFMLVLSLEVIWTFKAFVQIWVMTRGGPGDATTILPVYAVQTALAQQRYDLGSAASMLTVLLMSGVLVAYFRQMFRQENEL; this comes from the coding sequence ATGTCCGGCATCTGGCCGTACCTGCTCGTGGCGCCCGCCGTCCTCGGGATGCTGTACCTGCTCGTCTACCCGCTGGCGCGGGCCGTCCTGATCTCCTTCCAGGACTTCGGTCTGCGCCAACTCATCCTCGGTGAGGCGCACTTCACCGGCTTCGACAACTACACGGCACTGCTTTCCGACCCACGGTTCTGGGCCGTGGTGCGCCGCACCTTCCTCTTCATGGCCGTGAACGTCGCACTGATCATGATCCTGTCGACACTCGTGGCGCTGATGGTGGAGCGGCTCGGGCGGTTCGGCCGCACGGCCGTGCTCAGCGCGCTCGTGCTCGCCTGGGCGATGCCCGTAGTCGCGGCGACCACCGTGTTCCAGTGGCTCTTCCACTCCGAGTTCGGGATCGTCAACCACGCCCTCACCGGCCTCGGCTTCAGCGGGTTCGAAGGCTATCCGTGGCTGGCCCACGGACCGGCGGCGTTCGCCATCCTCGTCACCCTGGTCGTGTGGCAGTCGGTGCCGTTCGCCGCCATCACGCTGTACTCGGCGCTGACCACCGTGCCCGCCGAGCTCTACGAGGCCGCGCGCATCGACGGCGCGTCCGGGTTCCGGATCTTCCACTCCGTCACCCTGCCGATCGTACGGCCGATCTTCATGCTCGTGCTCTCTCTCGAAGTCATCTGGACGTTCAAGGCGTTCGTGCAGATCTGGGTGATGACCCGCGGCGGCCCCGGCGACGCCACGACGATCCTGCCGGTCTACGCCGTGCAGACCGCACTGGCCCAGCAGCGCTACGACCTCGGATCGGCCGCGTCGATGCTGACCGTGCTGCTCATGTCCGGCGTCCTTGTCGCCTACTTCCGCCAGATGTTCCGACAGGAGAACGAGCTGTGA
- a CDS encoding ABC transporter permease subunit: MTTSRVRALRRLPLNIAATVTVVVCLFPVYWMVTTAFKPSRDIQSDNPQLLPQSWTFDHFRRAIDADGFALFWRNSVLVTLTAVALALLVALGASFAVARMRWRGRRQFMLMVFIAQMAPWESLIIPVYIISRDTGMLDRLPTLTLVYFMMTLPFTVVVLRGFIATISAELEESAQVDGCTRFGAFRHVAFPLLAPGLMATSLFGYITAWNEFAYANFLIIKQQDHRTLPVWLSSFHNTFGTDWGATMAASTLFALPALAIFLLLQRHVTSGFAAGAVKG; encoded by the coding sequence GTGACGACCTCGCGCGTACGCGCATTGCGCCGCCTGCCGCTCAACATCGCCGCCACCGTGACGGTCGTCGTCTGCCTCTTCCCCGTCTACTGGATGGTCACCACCGCCTTCAAACCGTCACGTGACATCCAGTCAGACAACCCCCAACTGCTCCCGCAGAGCTGGACGTTCGACCACTTCCGGCGAGCCATCGACGCGGACGGATTCGCCCTGTTCTGGCGCAACAGCGTGCTCGTCACCCTGACTGCCGTCGCCCTCGCCCTGCTCGTCGCCCTCGGTGCCTCGTTCGCGGTGGCCCGGATGCGCTGGCGCGGACGCCGTCAGTTCATGCTCATGGTGTTCATCGCGCAGATGGCACCGTGGGAGTCCCTGATCATCCCCGTCTACATCATCTCCCGGGACACCGGGATGCTCGACCGGCTGCCGACACTGACTCTTGTCTACTTCATGATGACGCTTCCCTTCACCGTGGTCGTGCTGCGCGGATTCATCGCGACGATCTCGGCTGAGCTGGAGGAGTCGGCACAGGTCGACGGCTGCACCCGGTTCGGCGCGTTCCGGCATGTGGCGTTCCCGCTGCTCGCGCCCGGTCTCATGGCAACGTCGCTGTTCGGCTACATCACGGCGTGGAACGAGTTCGCCTACGCCAACTTCCTGATCATCAAGCAGCAGGACCACCGGACGCTTCCGGTGTGGCTGTCCTCGTTCCACAACACGTTCGGCACCGACTGGGGCGCCACCATGGCCGCCTCGACCCTGTTCGCGCTGCCCGCGCTGGCGATCTTCCTGCTGCTGCAGCGACACGTGACATCCGGGTTCGCCGCCGGCGCCGTCAAGGGCTGA
- a CDS encoding family 20 glycosylhydrolase, with translation MPAPRPALVPAPTQLTHRPGHFTLDQDTSLRITPGAEPAATLLRTLIAPATGLPLTAAPDGPFVLAHDPGLSGLGTEGYGLTISPDAVLLRAAHPTGLLRGIQTIRQLLPAQALANGPRPGVPWQLPCVEITDVPRRAWRGFMLDVARHFQPVPFLRRYVDLLALHKLNVLHLHLTDDQGWRLPVADYPLLTEVGGRRAQSMVGPAGSDAFDGTPHQGAYTGRELRDLVTYAAARGVTIVPEVEMPGHTRAALAAYPELGTVPGRRLDVWTRWGVCDTVLGVHEPVLDFCRTVLDTVLDVFPSPHVHVGGDECPTTEWATSPAARQRIETEGLSGPGELRGWFLGRMGTHLLERGRIPTAWAETGEGLPPEFTVMTWRDPEHTRIALKRGHNVVSSHHSATYLDYAQSTSPAEPPAQPGTVVDLRAVHDHEPPADPTTEGGELLGVQAQLWTEFAPTAGHVDYLAFPRLAALADRAWHGASPWPQARARLIAHGARLAALGVRHGPFDPYVPVPHRFGEEPR, from the coding sequence GTGCCCGCGCCCCGCCCCGCGCTCGTACCCGCTCCCACCCAACTGACCCACCGACCAGGCCACTTCACCCTCGACCAAGACACCTCGCTTCGCATCACACCGGGCGCCGAACCCGCCGCCACCTTGCTGCGCACCCTCATCGCACCCGCCACCGGACTCCCGCTCACCGCCGCCCCCGACGGGCCGTTCGTCCTCGCGCACGACCCAGGTCTCAGCGGTCTCGGCACGGAAGGCTACGGCCTGACGATCTCGCCCGACGCCGTGCTGCTGCGAGCCGCCCACCCCACCGGCCTGCTGCGCGGCATCCAGACGATACGGCAGCTGCTCCCCGCCCAGGCCCTGGCGAACGGTCCGCGGCCGGGCGTGCCCTGGCAACTGCCCTGCGTCGAGATCACCGACGTACCGCGGCGCGCCTGGCGCGGCTTCATGCTCGACGTGGCACGCCACTTCCAGCCCGTGCCGTTCCTGCGCCGCTACGTCGATCTGCTGGCCCTGCACAAACTGAACGTGCTGCATCTGCACCTCACCGACGACCAGGGCTGGCGCCTGCCGGTCGCCGACTATCCGCTGCTGACCGAGGTGGGCGGACGGCGTGCACAGTCGATGGTGGGCCCCGCCGGGTCCGACGCCTTCGACGGGACCCCGCACCAAGGGGCCTACACAGGCAGGGAATTGCGCGACCTCGTCACCTACGCCGCCGCCCGCGGCGTCACGATCGTGCCCGAAGTGGAGATGCCCGGCCACACCCGCGCGGCCCTGGCCGCCTACCCCGAACTCGGCACCGTACCGGGCCGCCGGCTCGACGTGTGGACCCGCTGGGGCGTGTGCGACACAGTCCTCGGCGTCCACGAGCCCGTCCTCGACTTCTGCCGCACCGTCCTCGACACCGTCCTGGACGTATTCCCCTCCCCGCATGTGCACGTCGGCGGCGACGAATGCCCCACGACCGAGTGGGCCACAAGCCCGGCCGCACGGCAGCGCATCGAGACGGAAGGGCTGTCAGGGCCAGGCGAGTTACGAGGCTGGTTCCTCGGCCGGATGGGCACCCACCTTCTGGAGCGCGGCCGGATCCCGACCGCGTGGGCCGAGACAGGGGAGGGCCTTCCGCCCGAGTTCACCGTCATGACCTGGCGCGATCCCGAGCACACCCGCATCGCCCTCAAACGCGGCCACAACGTGGTCAGCAGCCACCACAGCGCCACCTACCTCGACTACGCCCAGTCCACATCCCCGGCCGAACCACCCGCCCAGCCCGGCACCGTGGTCGATCTGCGGGCCGTTCACGACCACGAGCCACCCGCCGACCCCACCACCGAGGGCGGCGAACTCCTCGGCGTGCAAGCCCAGTTGTGGACCGAGTTCGCCCCCACCGCTGGTCACGTCGACTACCTGGCCTTCCCCCGCCTCGCCGCGCTCGCCGACCGAGCGTGGCACGGCGCCTCGCCCTGGCCCCAGGCACGCGCACGCCTGATCGCACACGGCGCCAGGCTCGCCGCACTCGGCGTGCGGCACGGACCGTTCGACCCGTACGTCCCCGTCCCCCACCGTTTCGGAGAGGAACCGAGATGA